tgtgggaatTGCCTAATCTACACAAAATATGACCATATTCCAAAGAACTTATACGAAAAAGGCATATATTTTATACTGATTTCATGCTAAAGTGATAACatgttaaatatgtaaaattaaacaaaatacattGTTAATTTCTTCTATATCTTTCTTTTAGCTAGGCCATTTACATTATATATGAAATTAACATTGTAGACAGAGGTGGTCTAGAAGATGTTCAAACAGTTACACTATTGCCTTGTTGGTGGTTTCTGTTAACCTGACTTCTCACTTGCCTAAATGCAGATGATTACATCTATACTCACTCTTTGGCATTCccccagatggctcagtgattaagagcactgactgctctaccagaggtcctgagttcaaatcccagcaaccacatggtagctcacaaccatctgtaacaacatctgataccctcttctggtgtctgaagacagctacagtgtatttacatataacaaataaaataaatcttaaaaaaaatttttaaaaaaagaaagaaagaaaattacaaatgaaCATGCTCTCAAAATAACATTCATCCTGCTATTTTctaaacagggtctctcatgtgTCCTAGACTGGTTTAAATTTAATAGATAGctcagaatgaccttgaatttctgattctcttgcctctttctccaAAAGCATGATTACAGGCATACCATTGTGTACCAGAGAGTGTGGCATTCCTCAATCAATGAATGAGCAAAAAATGAGAGGGAAGTGAAAAGGCGGAGTACAGGACACAAAGCTTCACCCTTACAGAGCTAGACATCTCCCTTGTAATAACAAATGACTCCTACCCTACGGCCACCATGTTCAGCGTCAGGCCGGGCAGGTATACTGAATGGCGTAACTGGACATAATTAATCTCTGCCTAAGAGCTTTGTTGTCTCTCTTCTTTCAGATGTTCACCTCCACGTTGTTTGCTGTGATTGGATTCTTAGGTGCTGGCTACTCATTTATCGTCTCAGCTGTTTCCATCAACAAGGGTCCTAAATGCTTCATGGCCAATGGTACATGGGGATACCCCTTCCACGATGGGTAAGGCTCCACTGAACAATGATCATAATGGGGTGACAGCCTCTCCACCATGTACTCTCAGCATGTCACCCCCTCAAGGCAAAGCTCGCTGTGCAGTTCAGAGAAGTTGCATAGTTTTCACTTCTGATTGTCCTTTTGACAAACACCAGAGATGTAACTAGAAGAGGATGCCTCAGTTATCTGGAGAAAAATTGTTGTGTCACCTGTCCCATCCAAACATTAGCAAgctgtattaaatatttttgtcctCAAGGAGTGTAGCTAGGACTAGAAGTCAGAACATCTAGCTGCTTTAGATGCTTGGTCTCCAATAGCATAAGCAAAATCTGCCTACTACATAGTCACCATAGTGATAGTCCCAGCAGAATAGATTAATTCTGCACTAGTGAATTGAATTCCACAATTCTAGCCATATTTCAGGTTCTCACTAGCTGTTTGTGGTTTGTAGCTATTGAGGTGAATAGCAAATATACAGATGTTTCCATTTCCGTTGATGTGCTGTTAGACAACTACACTCTATCCTCTGAGAAGCTTGGATTTTTTCTCATCTGTTCATTATCTCAGACCCTCTATTCACACACTGACTGATTATCATTGGGAGACAGGAAGTATGGCCCTTGGATATTCTAACACATAGAGAATGGGCccattggaggaaaaaaaaaaaaacaactcataGTATATCAATAAACAGTTGTCCTTCATCGTCTACTGAGGCTCCAGGACATCTATAGTTATTTATACCCAAATAACTTTAGCCTTGCACAGGCCAGCACAGCATTTGCATATTGCTTATAATCCTTGATGCAATGTAAATGCAATGCAAACAATTGATACACTGTTTTGCTTAGAGAACAATGACATGTTCATTACAGATGCCATTTTATCAGCTGTTTATGACCAAACTTACATGTGTGGAACCTGAACATGCAGAGGGAAAGCTGTATTAACTGAGACTCCTCTTTGTTCCTTTGCAACGAAATCCTTAGAAACTTCAAGAATCATCTTCAGCTAGGGAGGTGGGAGGCATTGGCTCAGATCTGGTGGCCTTGGTGTGTTCACTGGCATCAAGTACCTCAACTTTATTCTCACAACTAACCAAGTCGAGGTGGCTGTCATCTTCACATCACACACTGCGACTCCAAAGTGTTTCTTTTACTGTGGAAAATCCCCATGTCTTTCAGAGAACTGTTGAGACTCCATCACTGTGGGGTTGGGTTGAGGAATGTAGCATTCAGACACCAGCGGGCTGAGCTTTCTCTTGAGGTATTTTGTCAATAGCTCAGTCTCTCCCCTAGGAAGAATACGGAGAGCAGTGGATTACTTCTTTCTGATGAACACTTCTGCTATCGCTTCCATCAACAGCATCCCTGCAGTGTTGCCACAGAGTTCTGTGGTGTTCTGCTGTGTAAAAAAACATTGCCTTCCTAAAGGCTATGTCGAAAACAAAGgctagagaaacagaaacacaacagGGCAAAGTACTACTCCAAAGCAATACAACAACCCAGTGGTTCTGACCTGGAAGACCTCTCACCCGCCCCTAGAATAGATAAATTCACATCCTGCTTCAGGTAGAATGGAATCAATGACCACGGTCTGGAGAGTGACCATTGCCCTGTAGATAACAGCAGAGTGTTGACTAAGGTAAAAGCAGGAACAAGTGTTTCAGAGCCCTGTGTATTGGTGCTTCTCATGTGGCCTCTTCTCACCATCCCCCTCTGTATCCGGTGCATTACTCTCACGGGTGTTCTCATTCTATGTCACTTCCTCTATTCCTCACAGTGACAGGCAACTCATTCATCAGCAGTGTCAGGTGACAGTTTCATAATGAAAACAGTACAGCATCAACCTGATTGGAAGGAACAAGATTccagaattctcctgtctctgtttagtgTAGATGAAGAAAGTCCCCAGGATTAGGAGTGAGGAGGAAAGGCAAAGGTTACCAAGGTGGCTCCCAAGATTCCAGCTTGGACCATAGAACCCACAGTCTCTCGGTGCTGAGGAGTCTAGCACTCATTTTCTCAGAAATGTTTGCTGATGGTGATATTAAGGGAACAACGAGTAAATTTTATATGCCACAATATTCACATTAGAGGCGCATCCTCGGGTAAAGCCATTAGGAGACCTCTGCTTTACgttcttttgtctttcttagacaggatttcatgtgtcccaggctggttTGTCTGACAGATAGCCCAGCATGGAAGCAGGAAGCCCTGTGTGACCCCACAGCTCCTACCCACCGTCTCTAGGGAACGATAATACCCACTTCTCCCTCAAAATGTCACACCTTTAGAGTGCCACAAGCTCTTCCTATACAGAAATTTAAGTCTTTTCCTGTGTGGAATTCCTGTATGCTAACAAAAACttgaattacatttaaaatttggttagattctagtctttttttttttaagatttatttttcattttgaagtgtgtgtgtatgcatgtgcaagtTGTAGAAGTGTCAGGAACATATGGAGGCCATAAGAAGACATCAAATCTCCTATAGCTTGAGGTCACAGGTAGGTATAAGCCACTCGTGTTtgtgtcctctacaagagcagtacatACTCTTAATTATGGGGCTGTCTCTTAAATCCctgtttattcttatattttccttttgtcttattTGTACAGTTGTTTTCCCCATGTGTATGACTGTACAccatatgcctggtgcctgaggaggccagaggagggcaccagatccctaaAACTGTACATGGCTGTAAGATCCCGTGTAGGTGCCAGGAATTGATCCAGGATCTCTGGTTGAGCAGCCAGAGCAGCCACCGAACAGTCTCTCCATATCCCCAATTTGTGTTATTTGTTGAGTTGGATCTTTTTGTTTTAGCTAACAATATAGCCAAGGAGAAACTTGAATGTCtgatcctgcctccacctccttaaTTCTAGAATTATAACTATGTACCACCTCATCTCTTTTACGCTGTGTAGTGGATAAcactcagggccttgtgcatgccaggcaagcacactACCCACTGAGATGCatcttttttgttcatttttggagtgggtgttttgtttgttgagacaggctaTCACACCATAGTTTGGGAtttgcctcaaactcaaggcatCTTGCCTCcagctcctaagtgctgagattacagctgtgagccatcaCATCTGGATTAGATGCTTCCTTTTAGTTATGAGACATGGTCTATTTTCCATGGCTTTGGATAGCCACTTGATAATTTGTGACAATAGAGTTGgtctctaataataataatacctagGATGAAGGGCACCAACATGGATGCAGTGCATACCTTTTGCAgcttcattttctgcttctttatGAATGTGTGCGTGCTTATTCATCCTCTTGGCCAGCCCACAAACATTGCTCTATCATTTAGTAGTTTGTGACTGAGACAAGTGACTTAAAGTCCCTGTGCCTCCAATGGCCCCATCATCCACAAACAAGGATACTGTGCCAGCATTCTTGTTTGTGGAATGGGAGAAAAAGAGTTCTTGCTTTCTGTAAACAATAAAGGAGTGAAAATGTGAAGTGTCCAAGACAGTGTCAGCATGAAAGACCTTCTCAGTGAGATTTGCTTgggttctttttattgttattaaaggGTATCTCATCATAGAGCTTGTCTTGCACAAGAGAAATAGTAATGGCAACACACACATTTGTCAAatgtctccctcctctctgcaccTCTGTCACCTATAGTGATTATCTTAAAGACCAAGCCTTGTGGAGCGAGTGCGAAGAGCCCCGTGATGTGGTCCCCTGGAACCTCACCCTCTTCTCCATTCTGCTGGTCATCGGAGGGATCCAGATGATTCTCTGTGCCATCCAGGTGATCAATGGCCTCCTGGGAACTCTCTGTGGAGACTGCCAGTGCTGTGGCTGCTGTGGGGTAAGTTAGGATTCCCCTGTTTCTTCTCAGAGCAAAAGAGGGCAAGTCAGGCCACCATCTCGATGTGACGAGGGGTAGTGAGTATGGCTGCCTGGGAAAAAACTAGCCACTCTGTGGTTCCTGCCAGCTCATACAAACAGCACATGTAGTGAACAATATTATTGCATGTGTAGTGATCACACTCCctaactctctccctctctctctccctctccctctccctctccctctccctcNNNNNNNNNNNNNNNNNNNNNNNNNNNNNNNNNNNNNNNNNNNNNNNNNNNNNNNNNNNNNNNNNNNNNNNNNNNNNNNNNNNNNNNNNNNNNNNNNNNNNNNNNNNNNNNNNNNNNNNtctcctccctctgtgtgtgtgtgtgtgtgtgtgtgtgtgtgtgtgtgtatgtgcattcaaCATTTACAAAAGAGCTTTGAGGAAGTGTTTGCCAGATGGGCATGTTCCTTGTAAGCACATTacatctggcctcaaactctcactTTTTCCAGTGAAGAAGATCAATGTAGAACCTAAACAATTTCTGatacaagaagagaaaaagggaaattaGTCAAGAAGACTTTCTAAATTCCATGATAAAATATCAAtaacaaagtataaaaaaataaaaaacaaatctataGATAATAAAGCAgtcaaattatttaaatatataatcaaaTTAGATGGGGCAATTGCATATCCCCAtgcatttattataaatatattgagACATGACTAAAATAGTAACATTCTACATTTCAAATAAGCAATagatatgtatgaatgtatgtatgtatatgtatatatacatatatatgaaaatatgtgtgaaggcacatacacaaaattaaatgaTGACCTGGaaagtctccctccctcccttctactcTCTCAGATTCTCCCAGGTTCTCACTGTATAAAGCTGTGAATTTTCTTATATATCCTTccagtcttttaaaattatttttatccacCAAGTGTGAAAAAATATTCTTGCTAAAACTATAATAATATTGAAAACACTAGACTAAGGGTCTTGAAAGACTAGTCCATTGTTAATGCATTTTCCTAGCATACACGAGGCTCCACTAGCAGCACCACAGATGAGTGTGCTGGGGAGGTCATTCGAAAATAGAATATGAAACttacatattaaataatatacaatgcaaaaataaaaataatacctagaaatagaaaaaatccAATGAAAAGTGCtgtcagaattattttaaatgaagacttacttttttctttccttctaaattATAGTATTACAAAAGTTAGTACTCATATAttgctttgaaaatataaaaacatctttattgcaagatggttcagtgggcaaaggcactgGCTGCTAAAACTGTCAACCTTA
This region of Mus caroli chromosome 3, CAROLI_EIJ_v1.1, whole genome shotgun sequence genomic DNA includes:
- the Tm4sf4 gene encoding transmembrane 4 L6 family member 4 gives rise to the protein MCTGGCARCLGGTLIPLAVFGLLANILLFFPGGKVVNDKSHLSDEVWYFGGILGSGVLMIFPALVFLGLQNNDCCGCCGNEGCGKRFAMFTSTLFAVIGFLGAGYSFIVSAVSINKGPKCFMANGTWGYPFHDGDYLKDQALWSECEEPRDVVPWNLTLFSILLVIGGIQMILCAIQVINGLLGTLCGDCQCCGCCGGDGPV